From a single Nostoc edaphicum CCNP1411 genomic region:
- a CDS encoding response regulator — MSQRWRTVLIIDDSPEDRELYRRYLLRDQEYSHTILEATLGKQGLELWQQHQPDVVLLDYRLPDLDGLEFLARLQSCLQQPCFPVIMVTGQGNEAIAVQAMKAGAQDYLVKGQITSQGLHLAMNRAIASVQMRTQLQQQIERERLTRQISQQIHQSLELDQILQTTVTEVRQFLQTDRVIVFQLDADGNGIVVAESVVGEWRAVLSAKIYDPCFAESCIERYQQGRVMAKSDIYDGSLASCHVEFLAQFQVRANLVVPILRDDQLWGLLIAHHCIAPRSWQLMEIELLQQLAVHLGIALQQANAYAQLEQQSEARYRAIVEDQTELIARYLPDSTIEFVNSAYCRYFGLKPEEILGKSFQPVIFAEDREMVTRLVNSMSAENPTVTIENRVIINGEIRWTQWINRMIFNQQGQCTEFQSVGRDITKLKEAEAQLRHSSERVSLANAELARAARLKDEFLANMSHELRTPLNSILGLSEALLEEVFGSLTPKQSQFLKTIEQSGEHLLALINDILDLSKIESGKMEIELRPVSLDSVCESSLNFVKEQARQKQIQLTCEIDQTITDIEADERRLLQVLVNLLTNAVKFTPDGGRVKFEVKMNSPQQAVEFRVIDNGIGISPENLSQIFQPFIQLDSSLSRRYTGSGLGLSIIQRIVDLHGGSIHVESEVGQGSCFSVMLPWHPLFKQDDSPLPEAPLNEGEIQKALVVEDSGVAANQIKRYFAELGVTSVIHPVGEGVLKVALQVKPDVIVLDILLPKSSGWEVLRELKAHPQTQNIPIILISVVDERSRILELKSTEYLLKPLSRQKFYQALNRIFTKVQSPNPQAAIVIAAAESAQAPKILLAEDNEANITTLMSYLEAYNFQVMLARNGLEAVQMAKQHQPHLILMDIQMPQMDGLEATRQIRADTKTHSIPIIALTALVMPGDLERCVEAGANHYLAKPIKLKQLLEMIAQQLSKTDN; from the coding sequence ATGAGTCAGAGATGGCGCACTGTCTTAATTATCGATGATTCCCCAGAAGATCGAGAACTTTATCGGCGGTATTTACTGCGTGACCAGGAATATTCCCATACCATTTTAGAGGCGACACTAGGTAAACAAGGTCTGGAACTTTGGCAGCAACATCAGCCAGATGTGGTTTTACTTGATTATCGACTGCCCGATTTGGATGGACTGGAATTTCTAGCTCGGTTACAATCCTGCCTGCAACAGCCATGTTTCCCGGTGATTATGGTAACAGGACAGGGCAATGAAGCGATCGCAGTTCAGGCGATGAAAGCCGGCGCACAAGATTATCTAGTTAAAGGGCAAATTACCTCACAAGGGTTACACCTGGCAATGAATCGAGCGATCGCCAGCGTGCAGATGCGTACCCAACTGCAACAGCAAATTGAACGAGAACGCTTGACTAGACAAATCAGCCAGCAAATTCACCAATCACTGGAACTAGATCAAATTCTCCAAACCACTGTAACTGAGGTGCGCCAGTTTCTCCAGACCGATCGCGTCATCGTTTTTCAGTTAGATGCTGACGGAAATGGCATCGTTGTCGCCGAATCTGTTGTCGGAGAATGGCGAGCAGTCCTGTCGGCTAAAATCTATGACCCTTGCTTTGCCGAAAGTTGTATAGAACGCTATCAGCAAGGGCGGGTAATGGCAAAATCTGATATTTATGACGGCAGTCTTGCTTCCTGTCATGTGGAATTTCTCGCACAGTTTCAGGTAAGGGCAAATTTAGTTGTCCCCATTCTGCGAGATGACCAATTGTGGGGACTTTTGATTGCCCATCATTGTATCGCTCCGCGATCGTGGCAGTTGATGGAAATTGAATTACTCCAACAACTTGCAGTTCACCTGGGAATTGCTCTCCAGCAAGCTAATGCTTATGCCCAACTAGAGCAGCAGAGTGAAGCCCGTTATCGTGCCATTGTTGAAGATCAAACAGAATTGATTGCCCGGTATTTACCAGATAGCACCATTGAGTTTGTTAATAGCGCCTATTGTCGTTACTTTGGGCTAAAACCAGAGGAAATTCTTGGTAAGAGTTTTCAACCTGTGATTTTTGCAGAGGATCGGGAAATGGTGACTCGGTTGGTAAACTCTATGAGTGCCGAAAATCCCACCGTCACTATTGAGAACCGAGTGATTATCAACGGTGAAATTCGCTGGACTCAGTGGATCAACCGGATGATATTTAATCAGCAAGGACAATGTACAGAATTTCAATCTGTGGGACGAGATATTACCAAGCTGAAAGAGGCAGAAGCCCAACTGCGTCATAGTAGTGAGCGTGTCAGTTTAGCCAATGCCGAATTAGCTAGAGCCGCCCGACTCAAAGACGAATTTCTGGCAAATATGAGTCATGAATTGCGTACCCCTCTCAACTCAATTCTCGGATTATCTGAAGCCCTATTGGAGGAAGTCTTTGGCAGCTTAACCCCGAAACAAAGCCAGTTTTTAAAGACCATCGAACAGAGTGGGGAACACTTACTGGCATTGATTAACGATATTTTAGACCTATCTAAAATTGAGTCAGGCAAGATGGAGATTGAATTGCGTCCAGTCTCGCTTGATTCAGTTTGTGAATCTAGTCTCAATTTTGTCAAAGAACAAGCTCGACAAAAACAAATTCAACTAACCTGCGAAATCGATCAAACCATTACCGACATCGAAGCTGATGAACGGAGATTGCTTCAGGTGTTGGTCAATTTGTTGACAAACGCGGTGAAATTTACGCCCGATGGAGGTCGCGTTAAGTTTGAAGTCAAGATGAACTCGCCACAGCAAGCCGTTGAATTTCGGGTAATTGATAACGGAATTGGAATTTCCCCAGAAAATTTGAGCCAGATATTTCAGCCGTTTATTCAGTTAGACAGTTCCCTATCACGACGTTATACAGGAAGCGGACTAGGATTATCGATCATCCAGCGTATTGTCGATTTACATGGTGGCAGCATCCATGTCGAGAGCGAGGTGGGACAAGGAAGTTGCTTTAGTGTCATGTTGCCGTGGCATCCCTTATTTAAACAAGATGACTCACCATTACCTGAAGCTCCATTGAATGAAGGTGAAATCCAAAAAGCTTTAGTAGTAGAAGATTCCGGTGTGGCTGCTAACCAAATTAAACGATATTTTGCGGAATTAGGCGTAACTAGTGTAATTCACCCAGTTGGGGAAGGTGTCTTGAAAGTTGCTCTACAAGTCAAGCCGGATGTGATTGTGCTGGATATCTTGCTGCCTAAAAGTTCTGGGTGGGAAGTGTTAAGGGAGTTAAAAGCACATCCCCAGACTCAGAATATTCCGATTATTCTCATTTCAGTGGTGGATGAGCGATCGCGCATTTTAGAATTAAAATCTACTGAATATCTTTTAAAACCTCTCTCACGACAAAAGTTTTATCAAGCATTGAACCGGATTTTCACAAAGGTTCAATCGCCCAACCCACAAGCTGCCATTGTCATTGCTGCGGCCGAATCAGCCCAAGCCCCCAAAATTTTGTTAGCAGAAGACAATGAAGCCAACATCACTACGCTCATGAGTTACCTGGAGGCATATAATTTTCAGGTTATGCTTGCCCGCAATGGCTTAGAAGCCGTGCAAATGGCTAAACAGCATCAGCCTCATCTCATCTTGATGGATATTCAAATGCCACAAATGGATGGATTAGAAGCAACCCGGCAAATTCGTGCCGATACCAAAACCCACTCGATTCCGATCATTGCTCTGACAGCTTTGGTCATGCCGGGAGATTTAGAACGGTGTGTAGAAGCGGGCGCAAACCACTATTTAGCCAAGCCGATAAAACTCAAGCAGTTATTGGAGATGATCGCCCAGCAACTCTCAAAAACTGATAACTAG
- a CDS encoding response regulator, translated as MTRISAFPMQETPLLLIVEDSNEDFEALQRFLGRSTIAIAIQRCVNGEQALAFLYRTGSYVEREKSPRPGLIVLDLNLPGTDGREVLRRIKQDDNLKMIPVVVFTTSNNPKDIEVCYQYGVNSYIVKPINFTQLKRDIQMLVEYWFEVTTLPDYPKD; from the coding sequence ATGACTCGGATTTCAGCCTTCCCGATGCAGGAAACCCCACTACTTTTAATTGTCGAGGATAGCAACGAAGACTTTGAGGCACTGCAAAGATTTCTAGGGCGTTCTACCATTGCGATCGCTATTCAGAGGTGTGTAAATGGGGAACAAGCCTTGGCGTTTCTTTATCGCACTGGCAGCTATGTGGAGCGCGAAAAGTCGCCCCGTCCTGGCTTGATTGTGCTTGACTTGAACCTGCCCGGAACCGATGGACGAGAAGTGTTACGCCGGATTAAACAGGATGACAACTTGAAGATGATTCCGGTGGTGGTGTTTACTACCTCTAACAATCCTAAAGATATTGAAGTATGTTATCAATATGGTGTCAACAGCTACATTGTTAAGCCAATCAATTTTACTCAACTGAAACGAGATATTCAGATGCTTGTGGAATATTGGTTTGAAGTGACGACGCTGCCTGATTATCCCAAGGATTAG
- a CDS encoding ATP-binding protein has product MTDEIIDLTNCDREPIHIPSLIQPHGVLLVLQDPTLEILQVSSNSQEVVGFQPDELLGKPLSDLLDIKQIKLIKECLTEDFESVNPLNLSIKHHNKLIHFDGIVHHLDNIIILELEPKKAKEKTGFFDFYQQVRGTITRIQKALTLLEMCQIVVKEVRRITGFERVMVYRFDREGAGCVIAEDTNHETPYLDLHYPPSDIPKQARQLYTLNWLRLIPDASYQPVTLIPANNPLTNQPLDLSLSVLRSVSPIHLEYLQNMGVTASMSISLMQDQKLWGLIACHHSSPKYISYNIRTICEFIGQVMSVELANKEASEDIDYKSQLKSLQTQFVESLSQAEYFLDGMVQLKSQLLNLVSATGAVICSGDQYIRVGQTPSESEVHALLDWIKPQLHHNLFETRSLTKNYPAAESFKAIASGVLALEISKVHHNYILWFRPEVIQTVNWGGNPNKPVEVFSDGSLRMSPRKSFELWQETVQGSALPWKPCEIEAVTELRSLVVGVVLRQADKLASMNFELQRSNEELDSFAYVASHDLKEPLRGIHNYANFLMEDYADVLDDDGIGKLQTLVRLTQRMEDLINSLLHFSRLGRAELSRQPVNLNELVQQVITTLTISRPQSEVEFRIPQPLKSVQGDRAQINELFSNLISNAIKYNDKPQKWVEIGFIEGNGERKLASTSLTFYVRDNGIGISQEHLDKIFQIFRRLHGRDDFGGGTGVGLTIARKIVERHGGRIWVESTPTIGSTFYFTLSAEANT; this is encoded by the coding sequence ATGACTGATGAAATCATTGATTTGACAAACTGCGATCGCGAACCAATCCACATTCCCAGTTTGATCCAGCCTCACGGGGTTTTACTAGTTTTGCAAGATCCCACCCTGGAAATCCTTCAGGTGAGCAGCAACAGTCAGGAAGTTGTTGGTTTTCAACCTGATGAATTACTCGGCAAGCCGTTGTCAGATTTACTTGATATCAAGCAGATAAAGCTGATTAAAGAATGTCTGACGGAGGATTTTGAGAGCGTTAATCCCTTAAATCTGTCCATTAAACATCATAATAAATTAATTCATTTTGATGGCATTGTTCATCATTTAGATAATATTATTATTCTAGAATTAGAGCCGAAAAAAGCGAAGGAGAAAACAGGTTTTTTTGACTTCTATCAACAGGTAAGAGGAACCATCACCCGCATTCAGAAAGCACTAACGCTGCTAGAAATGTGCCAAATTGTGGTAAAAGAAGTCCGGCGAATTACTGGCTTCGAGCGCGTCATGGTCTATCGATTCGATCGGGAAGGGGCAGGCTGTGTGATCGCTGAAGACACCAATCACGAAACGCCTTATTTGGATTTACACTATCCGCCTTCTGATATTCCCAAGCAAGCCCGACAGCTATACACCCTTAATTGGCTGCGGCTGATTCCAGATGCCAGCTACCAGCCTGTCACCTTAATTCCAGCGAACAATCCTTTAACAAATCAACCGTTGGATCTCAGTCTCTCGGTGTTGCGGAGTGTTTCTCCAATTCATCTAGAGTACCTGCAAAATATGGGCGTGACTGCCTCTATGTCTATTTCTCTGATGCAGGATCAAAAGCTTTGGGGATTGATTGCCTGTCACCATTCGTCACCCAAATATATTTCTTACAATATCCGCACTATCTGCGAGTTCATTGGACAGGTGATGTCTGTGGAACTGGCAAATAAAGAAGCAAGTGAAGATATTGATTACAAAAGTCAATTAAAGTCATTACAAACGCAATTTGTGGAAAGCTTGTCTCAGGCTGAGTATTTCCTGGATGGCATGGTGCAACTGAAATCTCAATTACTCAATCTGGTCAGCGCCACGGGAGCGGTGATATGTAGTGGCGACCAGTATATTCGAGTGGGTCAAACGCCATCGGAATCAGAGGTTCACGCTTTACTTGATTGGATTAAACCTCAACTGCATCATAACTTGTTTGAGACGCGATCGCTCACGAAAAATTACCCTGCTGCCGAATCATTTAAAGCGATCGCTAGTGGCGTTTTAGCCCTGGAAATTTCCAAAGTTCACCACAATTACATTCTCTGGTTTCGTCCAGAGGTAATTCAAACGGTGAATTGGGGCGGCAACCCCAACAAGCCTGTGGAAGTTTTCTCAGATGGCAGTTTAAGAATGTCTCCTCGCAAATCCTTTGAATTATGGCAAGAAACGGTGCAAGGATCTGCCCTACCCTGGAAACCTTGTGAAATTGAGGCGGTTACTGAACTGCGAAGTCTAGTTGTGGGCGTTGTATTGCGACAGGCAGACAAACTAGCATCGATGAATTTTGAATTACAACGGAGTAACGAAGAACTTGATTCTTTCGCTTATGTTGCCTCCCATGACCTCAAAGAACCGCTACGGGGCATTCACAACTACGCTAACTTCTTAATGGAAGACTATGCAGACGTACTGGATGATGACGGGATTGGGAAACTGCAAACCCTGGTACGGCTGACACAGCGAATGGAAGACCTGATCAATTCCCTCCTCCATTTCTCGCGGTTGGGACGCGCCGAACTGAGCCGGCAACCAGTGAATTTAAACGAGTTAGTGCAGCAGGTAATCACCACTTTGACCATTTCCCGACCGCAGAGTGAAGTTGAGTTTCGCATTCCTCAACCCCTGAAAAGCGTTCAAGGCGATCGCGCTCAGATTAATGAACTCTTCAGCAACCTGATTAGCAACGCTATTAAGTACAACGATAAACCCCAGAAGTGGGTCGAAATTGGTTTTATTGAAGGCAATGGCGAAAGAAAACTTGCTTCTACTTCTCTAACTTTCTACGTTCGTGATAACGGCATTGGCATCTCTCAAGAGCATCTCGACAAAATCTTTCAAATCTTCCGCCGCTTACATGGACGGGATGACTTTGGCGGTGGGACTGGCGTAGGGTTAACCATTGCCCGCAAAATTGTGGAACGTCACGGTGGTAGAATCTGGGTGGAATCTACACCAACTATTGGTAGTACGTTTTACTTCACCCTGTCAGCGGAGGCAAATACATGA
- the xseB gene encoding exodeoxyribonuclease VII small subunit, translated as MVKRKGASSSEEGWNYEAKVAEIEGIITRIEAGELELEAVFDQFATAVEYLRQCEGFLQQRQQQVDLLIETLSQE; from the coding sequence ATGGTTAAACGTAAGGGTGCTTCTAGTTCTGAGGAAGGTTGGAATTATGAGGCGAAGGTTGCTGAGATAGAGGGAATTATTACTCGCATTGAGGCGGGTGAGTTAGAATTGGAAGCTGTGTTTGACCAATTTGCAACTGCTGTGGAATATTTGCGTCAGTGCGAAGGTTTTTTGCAGCAGCGACAACAGCAGGTGGATTTGTTGATTGAAACATTAAGCCAAGAGTAG
- the xseA gene encoding exodeoxyribonuclease VII large subunit, translated as MTFDLPDSLILDTALSVSGLTDYIRLLLEQDEQLRQVWVTGEVSSANHHRSGLFFTLQDTDRTAGIKCVVWNSQLPKLTQMPVAGEQIIILGSIRLYPQRGEYQLSVWQTLPAGVGLQALRYQQLKNRLLAEGLFDAQRKRSLPIHPQTIAVVTSPTAAAWGDIQKTLKQRYPGLHVLFSPATVQGEQAPESIVKAIERVERDGRAEVLILSRGGGAVEELACFNDERVVRSLASCSIPVITGIGHQRDESLADLVADVCVHTPTAAAEMVVPALSELYTEHRQRVVALHEAVHGFRENAENKLQVLRNRLRRLRLDRQVQQEVEKLAWKRQHLVQITTGRSHQATQHLELLRQKLATLDPKAVLQRGYAVVRREDGAIARSAAELAVGEELMIQLGQGSVKVKVMEINEPQRRRGRRELNG; from the coding sequence ATGACTTTCGACCTTCCCGACTCTCTGATTCTTGACACAGCGCTTTCAGTATCTGGATTAACTGACTATATCCGCTTGCTGTTAGAGCAAGATGAACAATTGCGGCAAGTTTGGGTAACTGGCGAAGTTTCTAGTGCTAACCACCATCGGAGTGGGTTATTTTTTACGCTGCAAGATACCGATCGCACCGCCGGAATTAAGTGTGTGGTATGGAATAGCCAATTGCCAAAACTCACCCAAATGCCAGTTGCCGGTGAGCAAATAATTATTTTGGGTAGTATTCGCCTATATCCACAACGGGGAGAGTATCAGTTATCAGTTTGGCAGACTTTACCTGCTGGTGTTGGCTTACAGGCGTTGCGGTATCAACAACTCAAAAATCGCTTGCTGGCTGAGGGATTGTTCGACGCGCAAAGAAAGCGATCGCTCCCCATCCATCCCCAAACGATCGCTGTTGTCACTTCACCAACGGCTGCTGCTTGGGGTGATATTCAAAAAACCCTCAAACAAAGGTATCCAGGTTTACACGTTTTATTTTCTCCCGCTACAGTACAAGGTGAGCAAGCACCGGAATCTATCGTCAAGGCAATTGAGCGGGTGGAAAGAGATGGCCGCGCCGAAGTGTTAATTTTATCGCGGGGTGGTGGCGCGGTGGAAGAGTTGGCTTGTTTTAATGACGAACGAGTGGTGCGATCGCTGGCTAGTTGTTCTATTCCTGTAATTACTGGGATTGGCCATCAACGAGATGAATCTTTAGCAGATTTAGTCGCAGATGTATGTGTGCATACACCCACTGCGGCGGCGGAAATGGTTGTGCCAGCACTTTCAGAGTTGTATACTGAACATCGGCAAAGAGTTGTCGCTTTACATGAGGCGGTGCATGGCTTTAGGGAAAATGCTGAGAATAAACTGCAAGTATTACGTAATCGTTTGCGACGTTTGCGGTTAGATCGACAAGTGCAGCAGGAGGTGGAAAAGCTAGCTTGGAAGCGTCAGCATTTGGTGCAAATTACGACAGGGCGATCGCACCAAGCAACGCAGCATTTAGAATTATTGCGGCAGAAGTTGGCAACTCTTGACCCGAAAGCGGTGTTACAGCGTGGTTATGCAGTGGTGAGGCGGGAAGATGGGGCGATCGCACGTTCGGCGGCGGAGTTGGCTGTGGGGGAAGAGTTAATGATTCAGTTGGGGCAAGGTAGCGTTAAAGTGAAGGTTATGGAAATAAACGAACCGCAGAGGCGCAGAGGACGCAGAGAGTTGAATGGTTAA
- a CDS encoding type II toxin-antitoxin system RelE family toxin has translation MAKLDGLATVLDFLNGLQPKIAAQIAKKVLALNVEPLPADSEQLSGYQGLYRVDSGEYRIIYRYFPDQDLIEVILVGKRNDDDVYKRLKRLLG, from the coding sequence ATGGCGAAGCTTGATGGTCTAGCAACTGTTCTTGATTTTCTGAACGGTTTACAGCCTAAAATAGCAGCCCAGATTGCAAAAAAGGTTTTGGCTTTGAATGTTGAGCCTTTACCTGCTGATAGTGAGCAGCTATCTGGTTATCAGGGTTTATATCGAGTTGATAGTGGTGAATATCGAATTATTTACAGGTATTTTCCCGATCAAGATTTAATAGAAGTGATTTTAGTCGGTAAGCGCAATGATGATGATGTCTACAAAAGATTGAAGCGTTTACTGGGTTAA
- a CDS encoding type II toxin-antitoxin system Phd/YefM family antitoxin, producing MQTYTLTDARNKHGEVFDKAATEPVLLTKQSRPSHVIISAESYQKLINRLEELEDMVFGQAAEVALSQSKMIGTEAFTSALEHLANGEA from the coding sequence ATGCAGACCTATACTCTCACAGATGCTCGTAACAAACACGGTGAGGTTTTTGATAAGGCTGCTACTGAGCCAGTTCTACTAACTAAGCAATCACGGCCTAGCCATGTGATTATCTCAGCAGAGAGCTACCAAAAATTAATTAATCGGTTGGAAGAATTAGAGGATATGGTTTTTGGTCAAGCTGCTGAAGTTGCTCTGAGTCAGTCCAAAATGATTGGTACAGAGGCTTTTACATCTGCATTAGAGCATTTAGCTAATGGCGAAGCTTGA
- the recA gene encoding recombinase RecA, with protein MAINTDTSGKQKALTMVLNQIERSFGKGAIMRLGDATRMRVETISSGALTLDLALGGGLPKGRVIEIYGPESSGKTTVALHALAEVQRNGGIAAFVDAEHALDPTYAAALGVDIDNLLISQPDTGESALEIVDQLVRSAAVDIVVIDSVAALVPRAEIEGDMGDIHVGLQARLMSQALRKITGNIGKSGCTVIFINQLRQKIGVTYGSPETTTGGNALKFYASVRLDIRRIQTLKKGTDEFGNRVKVKVAKNKVAPPFRIAEFDIIFGKGISTLGCIVDLAEETSIIVRKGAWYSYNGDNISQGRDNAIKYLEEKPEFAEEIKKLVREKLDKGAVVSANSVAKASEEDEEEEVDLEPEE; from the coding sequence ATGGCTATCAACACCGATACTTCCGGCAAGCAAAAAGCACTGACTATGGTGCTAAACCAGATTGAGCGCAGCTTTGGTAAAGGGGCAATCATGCGCCTGGGCGATGCTACCCGGATGCGGGTGGAAACGATTTCTAGTGGAGCGCTTACCCTAGATTTAGCATTGGGTGGTGGTTTACCCAAGGGGCGGGTAATTGAAATTTATGGGCCGGAAAGTTCCGGTAAAACCACAGTAGCGCTACATGCACTCGCCGAAGTGCAGAGAAATGGCGGTATTGCTGCCTTTGTTGATGCAGAACACGCCCTTGATCCTACTTATGCTGCGGCATTGGGTGTAGATATTGACAATTTGCTGATTTCCCAGCCAGATACGGGTGAATCAGCTTTGGAAATTGTTGATCAGCTTGTGCGCTCTGCTGCGGTTGATATTGTAGTAATTGACTCAGTAGCAGCACTGGTTCCCCGTGCTGAAATTGAAGGCGATATGGGTGATATTCACGTTGGTTTGCAAGCGCGGTTGATGAGCCAAGCCTTGCGTAAAATTACGGGCAACATTGGTAAATCTGGTTGTACAGTAATTTTCATTAACCAGTTGCGGCAAAAAATCGGTGTTACCTACGGTAGCCCAGAAACTACTACTGGTGGTAACGCATTGAAATTTTACGCTTCGGTGCGCTTGGATATTCGTCGAATTCAAACCTTGAAGAAAGGTACAGATGAATTTGGTAATCGCGTTAAAGTCAAAGTCGCTAAAAATAAGGTAGCGCCGCCGTTCAGAATAGCGGAATTCGATATTATCTTTGGTAAAGGCATTTCTACCTTGGGTTGTATTGTAGACTTGGCAGAAGAAACTTCCATTATCGTCCGCAAGGGGGCTTGGTATAGTTACAATGGCGATAATATCTCCCAAGGACGGGACAACGCCATTAAGTATCTAGAAGAAAAGCCGGAATTTGCTGAAGAAATTAAGAAACTGGTGCGTGAAAAGCTAGATAAAGGCGCTGTTGTTTCTGCTAACTCTGTAGCTAAAGCCAGTGAAGAAGATGAAGAGGAAGAAGTTGATTTAGAGCCAGAAGAATAA
- a CDS encoding glycosyltransferase, whose product MSRFSVDKILADFKEQQRIETLVNDLGLEAVTVFTGRISQALLPAYYAAGDICVVPSYYEPFGLVAIEAMAAGTPVIASNVGGLQHTLVHGETGFLVPPRDSKALAIAIHSLLQNPTLKQSYGNAAQNWVQSRFSTQGVATQVHELYQSLTLDTFVQEIIQTKKLTPDLERQIQNLLKSKALKSNEIKALEKLIDSFSNGIVQWATS is encoded by the coding sequence ATGTCTCGTTTTTCAGTGGACAAAATACTTGCAGACTTCAAAGAACAACAACGCATTGAAACTTTGGTGAACGACCTGGGATTGGAAGCCGTTACAGTTTTCACTGGACGAATTTCTCAAGCGTTGTTACCTGCTTACTATGCCGCAGGGGATATCTGCGTTGTACCAAGTTACTACGAACCTTTTGGTTTAGTGGCGATTGAAGCAATGGCAGCCGGAACACCCGTAATTGCTAGTAATGTGGGAGGATTGCAGCATACGTTAGTGCATGGTGAAACCGGATTTTTAGTTCCTCCTCGTGATTCTAAAGCATTGGCGATCGCGATTCATAGTCTATTACAAAACCCAACTCTAAAACAAAGCTATGGCAATGCTGCACAAAATTGGGTTCAGTCTCGTTTTAGCACTCAGGGAGTTGCCACCCAAGTTCACGAACTCTATCAATCTTTGACACTTGATACATTTGTTCAAGAAATTATTCAAACTAAAAAGTTAACTCCAGATTTGGAAAGACAAATCCAAAATTTATTGAAGTCGAAAGCTTTGAAATCCAATGAAATTAAAGCTTTAGAAAAATTGATTGACTCTTTTTCTAATGGCATTGTCCAGTGGGCAACCAGTTAA